A single genomic interval of Zunongwangia sp. HGR-M22 harbors:
- a CDS encoding TonB-dependent receptor: MLKLYTLLVAFFLCSLVAFSQNTISGKIVDDKNNAVTEAYILNLKSGHHTHSDAQGNFGISAKKNDSIKIHHIGFATQYLQADGSEAYTIKLQTKMNLIDEIVIAPKINALSIFSEINTRVNPVNSSQDLLRYVPGLFIGQHAGGGKAEQIFLRGFDIDHGTDINVSVDGMPVNLVSHAHGQGYADLHFLIPETVNGVNFGKGPYAANKGNFSTAGFVSFETKDRLDDNVIKAEIGQFNTQRLVGMFKVLDSKKESAYIASEYLATDGPFDSPQLFSRINLMGKYVGQLSAKNRFKAIVSYFTSEWDASGQIPQRVVESGLISRFGAIDDTEGGETSRTNIILNNEYQIDDQSGFSTTLFYSKYDFLLFSNFTFFLNDPENGDQIKQKERREIYGVTNTYHHKFYTDNFNGDFEAGISLRNDQSRNNELSHTVNRAEVLDSLSFGDINETNYSVFANANFHFGNWTLNPGLRLDYFKFVYEDGLIQQYTNNAENKTALSPKLNILYNLKDNVQLYLKSGKSFHSNDTRVVVQREGNEILPAAYGSDLGFIWKPVPKLILNTALWYLYLEQEFVYVGDEAVVEPSGKTVRKGFDFSLRYQPFDWLNYDLDVNGTLARSKDEPDGEDYIPLAPDFTLTSGINIIHPSGVYGGLHARHMNSRPANEDNSITAEGYTVFDFNAGYRWNHFDFGLSIQNIFDTDWNETQFATTTRLASETQPVEEIHFTPGTPFFLKGIISYRF; the protein is encoded by the coding sequence ATGTTAAAACTCTACACGCTCCTAGTGGCGTTTTTTTTATGTTCTTTAGTGGCTTTCAGTCAAAATACCATTTCAGGAAAAATTGTTGACGACAAGAATAATGCTGTTACCGAAGCTTATATACTAAATCTTAAAAGCGGCCACCACACGCATAGCGATGCTCAGGGAAACTTTGGTATTTCAGCTAAAAAAAATGATAGTATTAAAATTCATCATATTGGTTTTGCTACTCAATATTTACAGGCAGATGGATCGGAAGCGTATACGATAAAGCTCCAAACAAAGATGAATCTTATAGATGAAATAGTTATTGCTCCAAAAATCAATGCTCTAAGTATCTTTTCTGAAATAAATACCCGTGTAAATCCAGTAAATTCATCTCAGGATCTATTGCGCTACGTACCGGGATTATTTATCGGTCAGCATGCAGGTGGGGGAAAAGCAGAACAGATTTTTCTTCGTGGATTTGATATCGATCACGGTACCGATATTAATGTAAGTGTAGACGGTATGCCTGTAAATCTGGTTTCTCATGCGCACGGACAAGGATATGCAGATCTTCACTTTTTGATTCCAGAAACGGTAAATGGTGTTAACTTTGGCAAGGGTCCTTATGCAGCTAATAAAGGAAATTTTTCTACTGCAGGTTTTGTCTCTTTTGAAACTAAAGATCGTTTAGACGACAATGTAATAAAGGCTGAAATTGGGCAATTTAATACCCAACGTTTAGTAGGAATGTTTAAAGTTTTAGATTCTAAAAAAGAATCGGCCTATATCGCTTCAGAATATCTGGCAACAGATGGCCCGTTTGATAGTCCGCAGTTATTTAGCCGAATTAATCTAATGGGTAAGTATGTTGGTCAACTTTCAGCTAAAAATAGATTTAAAGCGATCGTTTCTTATTTTACGAGTGAATGGGATGCTTCCGGGCAAATTCCGCAGCGCGTAGTGGAATCGGGTTTAATTTCCAGATTTGGCGCTATTGATGATACAGAAGGTGGAGAAACCAGCCGAACAAATATCATTTTAAATAACGAATATCAGATTGACGATCAGTCTGGCTTTTCTACTACTTTATTTTATTCAAAATATGACTTTCTTTTATTTTCTAATTTTACCTTTTTTCTGAATGATCCTGAAAACGGAGATCAGATTAAACAAAAAGAAAGGCGGGAGATTTATGGAGTAACGAATACGTATCATCATAAATTTTATACTGATAATTTTAATGGCGATTTTGAAGCCGGAATTTCACTTAGAAACGATCAAAGTCGAAATAACGAGTTGTCGCATACGGTAAATAGGGCAGAAGTTTTGGATTCTTTGAGTTTCGGAGATATTAACGAGACAAATTATTCGGTTTTTGCCAATGCCAATTTTCACTTCGGAAATTGGACACTAAACCCAGGTTTACGATTAGATTACTTCAAGTTTGTTTATGAAGATGGGCTCATTCAGCAATACACAAATAATGCTGAAAATAAAACCGCTTTAAGTCCAAAACTGAATATTTTATATAACCTTAAAGACAATGTTCAGCTTTACTTAAAATCAGGGAAAAGTTTCCATTCCAACGATACTCGAGTTGTAGTTCAGCGTGAAGGAAACGAAATTTTACCCGCAGCTTACGGTAGTGATCTTGGATTTATATGGAAACCTGTTCCAAAATTAATTCTTAATACTGCGCTTTGGTATTTATATCTAGAGCAGGAATTTGTTTACGTAGGTGATGAAGCCGTTGTAGAACCAAGCGGAAAAACAGTGCGTAAAGGATTCGATTTTAGTTTACGCTATCAGCCATTTGATTGGTTAAATTATGATCTTGATGTTAATGGAACATTAGCAAGATCCAAAGACGAACCAGACGGGGAAGATTATATTCCGCTAGCGCCAGATTTTACGTTAACTTCGGGAATAAACATTATCCATCCTTCAGGAGTTTACGGTGGTTTACATGCAAGACACATGAATTCCCGTCCAGCAAATGAAGACAATTCTATCACTGCTGAAGGCTATACAGTTTTCGATTTTAACGCAGGCTATCGTTGGAATCATTTTGATTTTGGACTTTCGATACAGAATATTTTTGATACCGATTGGAATGAAACTCAATTTGCAACAACTACGCGTTTAGCTTCTGAAACCCAACCGGTAGAAGAAATTCATTTTACACCGGGAACACCGTTCTTTTTAAAAGGAATTATTTCTTATCGATTTTAG
- a CDS encoding M16 family metallopeptidase codes for MTFKKIFAFLCFLVVCKLNAQEDSSLKVNFESFTLSNGLQVILHTDHSDPVVAVALTAHVGSAREKQNRTGFAHLFEHLLFLESENLGKGGLDKMSAKIGGSGANGSTSRDRTNFFQTVPKDALEKMIWAEADKLGYFINTVTEPVLAKEKQVVKNEKRQSYDNRPYGHTMYVIDKNLYPKDHPYNWQVIGSLEDLQNATLQDVKDFYNKWYVPNNVILTIAGDFDKDQAKQWVHKYFDEIPSGEEIKRQEKQLVELKETKKLYYEDNFARLPELTMAWPSVYSYHEDSYALSILSEYLSSGKNAPLYKKLVEEKELTGSVRMYNYTSELAGEILLQVRAYNGKDLDSVATAIQETFAEFAQNGISNKDLKRIKAGQETSFYNSVSSVLGKGFQLAQYQIFADDPNFINKEMDKLLAVSKEDVMRVFNKYIKDQHYVATSFVPKGETTLALENSELAEIDEEKIVENAEDDFDASQKANYAKTPSSFDRSVEPPYAATPQLTTPEVWKDFMPSGMQVYGITNNEIPLVKFEFQIDGGLLLEKLNKTGVSNLLAEVLGKGTATKTPEELEEAIALLGANIRINSGKTQISVSGTTLAKNFEETIALVEEILLEPRWDEEEFKLAKQQVLSELEEEKANPNAIADLEFQKLIYGKRNILSKNTLGTKASVKAISLQDLKEYYKENLTPQRTKFLVVGALDKNLATDALKSLSANWPAKNVQLPKIAEPQLPQQSKVYFYDVPGAKQSVFRFGAPAMSARNEDFYPAEVMNYRLGGGSFASQLTQQLREGKGYTYGIRSGFFGDEYVGPFMISTGVRTNITDDAAKLVQQILEDYPQDFNQHDLEVTKSYMIKSNMRKFETLDAKLNMLSEISNFNREYDYIKQREQLVNNLGILEVQDLAKKYINPKRMYYLIVGDAETQLEKLTNLGFGEPILINAEEK; via the coding sequence ATGACATTTAAAAAAATATTTGCCTTTTTGTGCTTTTTGGTGGTTTGTAAGCTAAATGCGCAGGAAGATAGTTCTCTAAAAGTAAACTTTGAGAGTTTTACCTTATCAAACGGACTTCAAGTGATACTGCATACCGATCATTCAGATCCTGTGGTTGCGGTTGCGCTTACCGCACATGTAGGTTCGGCTAGAGAAAAACAAAATCGTACCGGTTTTGCACACTTATTCGAACATTTATTATTTCTGGAATCAGAGAATCTTGGAAAAGGTGGACTCGATAAAATGAGTGCAAAAATTGGCGGTTCTGGCGCCAATGGCTCTACCAGCCGCGATCGTACAAATTTCTTCCAGACTGTTCCTAAAGATGCTCTTGAAAAAATGATTTGGGCAGAAGCCGATAAACTCGGATACTTCATCAACACAGTAACCGAACCTGTTTTAGCGAAAGAAAAGCAGGTCGTTAAAAACGAAAAACGCCAGAGCTACGATAATCGCCCTTACGGACATACAATGTATGTGATTGATAAAAATCTATATCCTAAAGATCATCCGTACAATTGGCAGGTTATCGGGAGTCTGGAAGACTTACAAAATGCGACGCTTCAGGATGTAAAAGATTTCTATAACAAATGGTATGTTCCTAATAATGTAATCTTAACGATTGCTGGAGATTTTGATAAAGACCAAGCAAAACAATGGGTTCATAAATATTTTGATGAAATTCCTTCAGGAGAGGAAATCAAAAGACAAGAAAAGCAATTAGTAGAGCTTAAAGAAACCAAAAAACTGTATTACGAAGATAATTTTGCACGCCTACCCGAACTTACTATGGCATGGCCTAGCGTTTATTCGTATCACGAAGACTCCTATGCGCTTTCCATTCTTTCAGAATATTTAAGTAGCGGAAAAAATGCGCCCTTGTATAAAAAATTAGTTGAAGAAAAAGAGCTCACCGGTTCAGTAAGAATGTACAATTACACTTCAGAACTTGCAGGCGAAATTTTACTTCAGGTAAGAGCTTATAACGGAAAAGATTTGGATAGTGTTGCCACTGCTATACAAGAAACTTTTGCTGAATTTGCCCAAAATGGAATTTCAAACAAAGATCTTAAACGAATAAAAGCTGGACAAGAAACCAGCTTTTATAATAGTGTAAGTAGCGTTTTAGGAAAAGGCTTTCAGTTAGCCCAATATCAGATTTTCGCTGACGATCCTAACTTTATCAATAAAGAAATGGATAAGCTTTTAGCGGTAAGTAAAGAAGATGTAATGCGAGTGTTCAACAAATACATTAAAGATCAACATTATGTTGCTACCAGTTTTGTTCCTAAAGGTGAAACCACTTTAGCTTTAGAAAATTCTGAACTTGCTGAAATTGATGAAGAAAAAATTGTTGAAAATGCTGAAGATGATTTTGATGCCTCCCAAAAAGCCAATTACGCCAAAACACCATCCAGCTTTGATCGAAGTGTAGAGCCGCCTTATGCCGCAACACCGCAGCTTACGACTCCCGAAGTTTGGAAAGACTTTATGCCTTCAGGAATGCAAGTTTACGGAATCACCAATAATGAAATTCCTTTAGTAAAATTTGAATTTCAAATAGATGGCGGACTTCTATTAGAAAAGCTAAATAAAACCGGAGTTTCCAATTTACTGGCGGAAGTTTTAGGCAAAGGAACTGCTACAAAAACGCCGGAAGAATTAGAAGAAGCTATTGCGCTGCTAGGTGCTAATATTCGAATAAATTCAGGCAAAACTCAAATTAGCGTTTCGGGAACAACTTTAGCCAAAAACTTTGAAGAAACGATTGCTCTTGTTGAAGAAATTCTACTAGAACCCAGATGGGATGAAGAGGAGTTTAAACTGGCAAAACAACAGGTACTTAGCGAACTGGAAGAAGAAAAGGCAAATCCAAATGCTATTGCAGATCTGGAGTTTCAAAAATTAATTTACGGCAAAAGAAATATACTTTCTAAGAATACTTTAGGTACAAAAGCTTCAGTAAAAGCAATTAGTCTTCAAGATTTAAAAGAATATTATAAGGAAAATTTAACGCCACAGAGAACCAAATTTTTAGTGGTTGGAGCGCTCGATAAAAATCTGGCTACCGATGCTCTAAAATCGCTTTCTGCGAATTGGCCTGCGAAAAATGTTCAGCTTCCTAAAATTGCTGAACCTCAACTTCCGCAGCAATCAAAGGTTTATTTTTACGATGTGCCGGGTGCAAAACAGTCAGTTTTTAGATTTGGAGCTCCGGCAATGTCTGCCAGAAATGAGGATTTTTATCCTGCTGAAGTTATGAACTATCGATTAGGCGGTGGCAGTTTTGCTTCACAACTTACACAGCAATTGCGAGAAGGCAAAGGCTATACTTACGGAATTAGATCTGGATTTTTTGGTGATGAATATGTAGGTCCTTTTATGATTTCGACCGGAGTTAGAACGAATATTACAGATGATGCAGCAAAGCTTGTTCAGCAGATATTAGAAGATTATCCACAAGATTTTAATCAACATGATCTCGAGGTTACTAAAAGTTATATGATTAAAAGTAACATGCGGAAATTTGAAACTTTGGATGCTAAACTAAATATGCTTAGTGAAATAAGTAATTTTAACCGAGAATACGATTATATTAAACAAAGAGAACAATTAGTAAATAACTTAGGTATTCTTGAAGTGCAAGATTTGGCTAAGAAATACATTAATCCAAAACGGATGTATTATTTAATTGTTGGTGATGCTGAAACTCAACTTGAAAAATTAACAAACTTAGGTTTTGGCGAACCAATCCTTATCAATGCTGAAGAAAAATAA
- a CDS encoding alkaline phosphatase, producing the protein MKKIFLICVLFCTTLVNAQQDYKIHSHNDYEQKVPFWTAYAAGASSIEADVFLRGGKLFVAHFENEINEERTLESLYLKPISEGLALSMIKNQSIQLMIDVKTEATSTLKKIVATIKKYPEIIENQQISIVISGNEPLPSDYKNYPDFIAFDYQKLEPLTAEQWDRVAMISVDYKKYAVWNGKGRFTHEDLQKVTAVIEKAHSFNKPFRFWGTPDSKSAWKAFEKLGVNYINTDEPFKCASYLFSLKDRVYKNELFSEVYKPTFKYDGAHEPVKNVILLIGDGNGLSQISSSVLANNGELTLTQLKNIGFIKTSSADDFTTDSAAAGTALATGEKTNNRAIGVNTAGNKIPNLTEVLNDKGFNTAVITTDEITGATPSAFYAHQKDRGMNAEIAQDLLKSKLTFFAGGGAKYFSNQNTFEIAANLEDIADNKSDRLGYFMAEGGVPSVLDGRKDLLPKTVENALTFLNSEKPFFMMVEAAQIDKFGHFNMTNGIVTEGIDFDKAITKAIQFADKNPATLVIITADHETSGFSIPQGNIKNHEIEGDFTTHDHTATMVPVFAYGPYADIFRGVYENNEIFNKILEVLEN; encoded by the coding sequence ATGAAAAAAATATTTTTAATATGCGTGTTATTTTGTACAACTTTAGTAAACGCACAACAAGATTACAAAATTCATTCTCATAATGATTATGAGCAAAAAGTACCGTTCTGGACGGCTTATGCCGCAGGAGCCAGTTCGATCGAAGCCGATGTTTTTTTGAGAGGCGGAAAACTTTTTGTAGCTCATTTTGAAAATGAAATTAATGAAGAAAGAACTTTAGAAAGTCTATATCTAAAACCTATTAGTGAAGGATTAGCGCTTTCTATGATCAAAAATCAATCAATTCAATTAATGATTGATGTTAAAACAGAAGCCACTTCAACTTTAAAAAAGATCGTGGCAACCATAAAAAAATATCCTGAGATAATCGAAAATCAACAAATTTCGATTGTAATTTCAGGGAATGAACCGCTTCCATCAGACTATAAAAATTACCCCGATTTTATTGCTTTTGATTATCAAAAACTAGAACCACTTACGGCAGAACAATGGGATCGAGTGGCTATGATTAGTGTAGATTATAAAAAATATGCAGTTTGGAATGGTAAAGGCAGATTTACTCATGAAGATTTACAAAAAGTAACTGCTGTTATTGAAAAAGCGCATAGTTTTAATAAACCTTTCCGATTTTGGGGCACACCCGATTCGAAATCGGCTTGGAAAGCTTTTGAAAAATTAGGTGTTAATTATATTAATACCGATGAGCCATTTAAATGTGCTTCTTATCTTTTTTCTTTAAAAGATCGTGTTTATAAAAATGAATTATTTTCTGAAGTGTACAAGCCTACTTTTAAATATGACGGCGCTCATGAGCCAGTAAAAAATGTAATTTTATTAATAGGGGATGGAAACGGACTTTCTCAAATTTCTTCTTCAGTTTTAGCGAATAATGGGGAACTTACACTTACCCAATTAAAAAATATAGGTTTTATAAAAACTTCTTCAGCAGACGATTTCACAACCGATTCTGCCGCTGCCGGAACAGCATTGGCAACCGGAGAAAAAACCAATAACCGTGCTATTGGAGTAAATACCGCGGGAAATAAAATTCCAAATTTAACGGAGGTTTTAAATGATAAAGGATTTAATACAGCCGTTATTACTACAGATGAGATTACCGGAGCAACGCCATCTGCATTTTATGCACATCAGAAAGACCGCGGAATGAATGCTGAAATTGCTCAGGATTTATTAAAAAGTAAATTAACATTTTTTGCCGGTGGAGGCGCTAAGTATTTTTCTAACCAAAATACGTTTGAAATAGCAGCTAATCTTGAAGATATTGCAGATAACAAATCAGATCGATTAGGATATTTTATGGCGGAAGGCGGTGTGCCTTCTGTACTAGACGGTAGAAAAGATCTATTACCAAAAACCGTAGAAAATGCATTAACTTTTTTAAATTCTGAAAAGCCATTTTTTATGATGGTTGAAGCTGCTCAGATTGATAAATTTGGTCATTTTAATATGACAAACGGAATTGTAACAGAGGGGATCGATTTTGATAAAGCTATCACTAAAGCGATTCAGTTTGCAGATAAAAATCCGGCCACTTTAGTGATTATTACGGCCGATCACGAAACTTCCGGTTTTAGCATTCCGCAGGGAAATATTAAAAATCATGAAATTGAAGGCGATTTTACCACGCACGATCATACGGCAACGATGGTTCCTGTATTTGCCTATGGTCCATACGCTGATATTTTTAGAGGAGTGTATGAGAATAACGAGATTTTCAATAAGATTTTAGAAGTATTAGAAAACTAA
- a CDS encoding RagB/SusD family nutrient uptake outer membrane protein, which produces MIKYIKLKTIAITAITALVFTSCSDDFTDVNSKGSVSYGNFWKTADDVQLAVNGMYEEMRTSEMFGRGFFWYINASDDMITGRIKADADNVKNFVCTGDEGYTANMYPRAFKVIRRANDILKNIPEMDVSEDVKNQAMGEAYFMRGFFYFWLAHSYGDDGENGGIPIITVDNMEAPAGSYERPSSVRENYEQIVNDLDAAAQLLPLFTEMSGADYGRPHKDAANAYIAKTYLYWAQYDESKYADVVTYADKVINSGSGRALIDTDNPSEDYRLLHSHLNNWTSEYIWSVNSGVNAGSILPGVMLENKGWSKYNGWGYYQPTEELYEAYEEGDARREVTILKYGDEFEYFGETRKYYSENSLSGFQFNKYMYEFKNESPIGTDINSNGDDPTTVYNVPLMRYAEVLLMKSEALIMQGLDGDEPLNKVRDRAGLDPISEATLEDLKHERRVELAGEFANRHFDLVRWGDAEEVYSKPLHGRIHSDRTNPDSDYTIQEVWSARNYDPSYMNVWPLPTTVIEGADIPQNIGW; this is translated from the coding sequence ATGATAAAATATATAAAACTTAAAACGATAGCGATTACTGCTATAACGGCATTGGTATTTACTTCGTGTTCTGATGATTTTACCGATGTAAACTCCAAAGGAAGCGTTTCTTACGGTAATTTCTGGAAAACCGCAGATGATGTGCAATTAGCTGTAAACGGAATGTATGAAGAAATGAGAACTTCAGAAATGTTTGGGCGAGGATTCTTTTGGTACATTAATGCTTCTGACGACATGATTACCGGTCGTATTAAAGCAGATGCAGATAATGTGAAAAACTTTGTTTGTACCGGGGATGAAGGTTATACGGCTAATATGTATCCTAGAGCTTTCAAAGTAATCCGTAGAGCCAACGATATTTTAAAAAATATTCCAGAAATGGATGTCAGCGAGGATGTAAAAAATCAGGCTATGGGAGAAGCGTATTTTATGCGTGGTTTTTTCTACTTCTGGTTAGCGCATAGTTATGGAGATGACGGCGAAAATGGCGGAATACCAATTATTACTGTAGATAATATGGAAGCTCCAGCAGGAAGCTATGAACGTCCTTCAAGTGTAAGAGAGAATTACGAACAAATTGTAAACGATCTTGATGCTGCTGCACAATTATTACCTCTTTTCACAGAAATGTCTGGTGCAGATTATGGGCGGCCACATAAAGACGCTGCAAATGCCTATATTGCAAAAACCTATTTATACTGGGCGCAATACGATGAAAGTAAATATGCCGATGTTGTTACCTATGCAGATAAAGTAATAAACTCAGGATCAGGAAGAGCCTTAATTGATACCGATAATCCTTCTGAAGATTATCGATTATTACATAGTCATTTAAATAACTGGACAAGCGAATACATTTGGTCAGTAAACTCTGGAGTAAATGCAGGAAGTATTCTACCAGGTGTAATGCTAGAGAATAAAGGATGGAGTAAGTATAATGGTTGGGGGTATTACCAGCCAACAGAAGAATTATATGAAGCTTATGAAGAAGGTGATGCCCGAAGAGAAGTGACTATTTTAAAATACGGAGACGAATTTGAGTATTTTGGCGAAACCCGAAAGTATTATTCTGAAAATTCTTTATCTGGTTTTCAATTTAATAAATACATGTATGAGTTCAAAAATGAATCTCCTATAGGAACTGATATTAATAGTAATGGAGACGATCCAACTACAGTTTATAACGTGCCTTTAATGCGATATGCTGAAGTACTTTTAATGAAATCTGAAGCTTTAATTATGCAAGGTTTAGATGGTGATGAGCCGCTTAATAAAGTTAGAGATCGTGCGGGCTTAGATCCTATATCTGAAGCCACTTTAGAAGATTTAAAACACGAACGCCGCGTAGAATTGGCAGGAGAATTTGCAAATCGTCATTTCGATTTAGTGAGATGGGGAGATGCAGAAGAAGTGTACAGCAAGCCGCTACATGGGCGAATCCATAGTGACAGAACGAATCCAGATTCCGATTATACTATTCAGGAAGTTTGGAGTGCCAGAAATTACGATCCCTCTTATATGAATGTTTGGCCATTGCCTACAACGGTAATCGAAGGAGCAGATATTCCTCAAAATATTGGATGGTAA
- a CDS encoding M14 family metallopeptidase has product MKNKLLLFAFVMFSFISLTAQVKSPSEFLEYELGSQFSRHADVVNYFEHIAENSPLVTYHTYGKTNERRPLTYAVISSEENLSNIEDIRKNHLKQTGILDGDPTTDKAIVWLSYNVHGNEASSTEVSMKTLYHLITEKQDWLKNTIVIIDPCVNPDGRDRYANWYNQVKQTPFSTSQDAAEHYEPWPGGRPNHYLYDLNRDWVWATQVETQSRLKIYNQWMPHIHVDFHEQGINNPYYFAPAAEPFHDIITPFQRDFQTRIGKNNARYFDKEGWLFFTKESFDLLYPSYGDTYPTYMGAIGMTYEQAGHGRSGLGIETDQEHTLTLKDRIDHHFTTGISTIEMASKNAEELASEFSNYFKNTDRKYETFALNGNKDKIDALKELLDRHEIKYSTANSGEKISGYSFTKNENGSLTTTDQTVLVSTQQPKGHMVEVLFEPKTKLNDSVTYDITAWSLPYAYGLDAVASSKSYSGKGEAEKSKVNNTINAEGAGYIANWKSIKDAEFLAALLKQEVKVRFSELPFSSEGKKFNAGTLVITKSDNKNLENFNDIVVETANEFERELTVANTSFVSSGPDFGSPDMKLIGNPNIAVLRGEGTSSLNYGEIWYFFEQELNFPITALGTDYLNRIDLSSYDILIVPEGHYGSTLGETALKKIKDFVSAGGKMITIGRAVGNFAGKDGFSIKENRVEENKEDTNTPNLTPYSMRQRESIKNNSPGSIVKTTVDNTHPLAFGYDKTYFSLKLSSSNYGLLSNGYNVAYMQEPQVVSGFVGSEAYKTLENSVVFAEENMGRGSVIYMVDNPLFRSFWQNGKLFFANALFMVK; this is encoded by the coding sequence ATGAAGAATAAATTACTACTTTTTGCCTTCGTAATGTTTAGTTTTATAAGCCTTACAGCACAGGTAAAATCGCCCTCAGAATTTTTAGAATACGAACTCGGTAGTCAGTTTTCTAGACATGCAGATGTTGTAAATTATTTTGAACACATTGCAGAAAATTCTCCTTTGGTAACTTACCATACCTATGGAAAAACGAATGAAAGGCGACCACTTACTTACGCAGTAATTTCTTCGGAAGAAAACTTATCAAACATTGAAGACATCAGGAAAAACCACTTAAAACAAACCGGAATCTTAGACGGTGACCCCACTACCGATAAGGCGATCGTTTGGTTAAGTTATAACGTTCATGGTAATGAGGCTTCGAGCACAGAAGTTTCGATGAAAACACTTTATCACCTTATTACAGAGAAGCAGGATTGGTTAAAAAACACCATCGTTATTATAGACCCTTGTGTAAATCCAGATGGTCGTGATCGTTATGCCAACTGGTATAATCAGGTGAAACAAACGCCTTTTAGCACGTCACAAGATGCTGCTGAACATTACGAACCCTGGCCGGGTGGCCGACCAAACCATTATTTATACGACCTAAACCGTGACTGGGTTTGGGCTACACAGGTAGAAACCCAAAGCCGTTTAAAAATTTATAATCAGTGGATGCCGCACATTCATGTAGATTTTCATGAACAAGGAATAAACAATCCGTATTATTTTGCTCCCGCAGCAGAACCTTTTCATGATATTATCACACCATTTCAGAGGGATTTTCAGACAAGAATTGGTAAAAACAATGCTAGGTATTTTGATAAAGAAGGATGGCTGTTTTTTACAAAAGAGAGTTTTGATTTGCTTTATCCAAGCTATGGCGACACCTACCCAACCTACATGGGAGCAATTGGGATGACGTATGAGCAAGCAGGCCACGGTCGTAGTGGATTAGGTATCGAAACCGATCAGGAACATACGCTAACTTTAAAAGATCGTATCGATCATCATTTTACTACGGGAATTTCAACCATAGAAATGGCTTCTAAAAACGCAGAAGAACTGGCAAGTGAATTCAGCAACTACTTTAAAAACACCGACAGGAAATATGAAACTTTTGCACTCAACGGAAATAAAGATAAAATCGACGCGCTAAAGGAATTGCTAGATCGTCACGAAATCAAATATTCTACAGCAAATTCAGGAGAAAAAATTTCTGGGTACAGTTTTACAAAAAACGAAAATGGAAGTTTAACTACTACCGATCAAACTGTACTGGTAAGCACTCAGCAACCAAAAGGTCACATGGTGGAAGTGCTTTTTGAACCAAAAACCAAACTTAACGACTCGGTTACTTACGATATTACGGCATGGAGTTTACCCTATGCCTACGGACTTGATGCAGTGGCGAGTTCTAAATCTTATTCAGGAAAAGGTGAAGCTGAAAAATCGAAAGTTAACAATACTATTAATGCTGAAGGTGCTGGCTATATCGCTAACTGGAAAAGTATAAAAGATGCTGAATTTTTAGCGGCTTTATTAAAACAAGAGGTAAAAGTTAGATTTAGTGAACTTCCTTTTTCTTCGGAAGGGAAAAAATTTAATGCCGGGACTTTAGTGATTACTAAAAGTGATAATAAAAACTTAGAAAATTTCAATGACATTGTGGTTGAAACGGCTAATGAATTTGAAAGAGAATTGACTGTTGCCAATACAAGTTTTGTAAGTAGCGGACCCGATTTTGGATCACCAGACATGAAGCTTATCGGAAATCCTAATATCGCGGTGTTACGTGGCGAAGGAACTTCTTCATTAAACTATGGCGAAATCTGGTATTTCTTTGAACAGGAACTAAATTTCCCGATTACTGCTTTAGGTACCGATTATTTAAACCGAATCGATCTTAGCTCTTATGATATCCTAATTGTTCCTGAAGGTCACTACGGAAGCACCTTAGGTGAGACAGCGCTTAAGAAAATTAAAGATTTTGTTAGTGCTGGTGGCAAAATGATTACAATAGGTAGAGCTGTAGGTAATTTTGCGGGCAAAGATGGTTTCAGCATTAAAGAAAATCGTGTTGAAGAAAATAAAGAAGATACCAATACTCCGAATCTTACACCTTACAGCATGAGACAGAGAGAAAGCATTAAAAATAATAGCCCAGGAAGTATTGTAAAAACAACAGTTGATAATACTCATCCACTGGCTTTTGGATATGATAAAACATATTTCAGTTTAAAGTTAAGCAGCAGTAATTACGGACTTCTAAGCAATGGTTATAATGTTGCTTATATGCAGGAACCTCAAGTTGTTTCTGGATTTGTGGGAAGCGAAGCCTATAAAACACTAGAGAATTCTGTTGTTTTTGCTGAAGAAAATATGGGGCGTGGTAGCGTAATCTATATGGTGGACAATCCATTATTCAGATCATTCTGGCAAAACGGTAAGCTCTTTTTCGCGAATGCCTTGTTTATGGTGAAATAG